One window of the Eucalyptus grandis isolate ANBG69807.140 chromosome 6, ASM1654582v1, whole genome shotgun sequence genome contains the following:
- the LOC120294662 gene encoding zinc transporter 2-like, translating into MAVGLPCDSILLIVALCFFSLFGGITIGIAGPKAGARKAMWIISPQGIFAAIAMGIALLRMMPNRPLLLCAVYAFAFAIVISSPIGMAIGIIVDPTAQGAVAGWIFNFFMGLAPGVFWYVFSKLSLSRQYMPIHKFLAKMLRVGVNAVLVIWDAFGCSAIEYL; encoded by the coding sequence ATGGCCGTCGGATTGCCCTGTGACAGCATCCTGTTGATTGTAGCCCTCTGTTTCTTCTCGCTCTTTGGGGGCATCACCATTGGAATCGCAGGACCAAAGGCAGGTGCGCGGAAAGCCATGTGGATCATTTCCCCACAAGGAATATTTGCAGCAATTGCAATGGGCATCGCCCTCCTAAGGATGATGCCCAACAGGCCTCTCTTGTTGTGTGCTGTATACGCATTTGCTTTTGCGATTGTGATCTCGAGCCCGATCGGCATGGCCATAGGGATCATAGTAGACCCAACAGCGCAGGGTGCGGTTGCGGGTTGgatcttcaacttcttcatggGTCTGGCTCCCGGCGTGTTCTGGTATGTCTTTTCAAAGCTCTCGCTTTCCAGACAGTACATGCCTATTCATAAGTTCTTGGCCAAGATGCTTCGGGTTGGGGTGAATGCGGTCTTGGTTATCTGGGATGCCTTCGGATGCTCCGCCATTGAGTACTtataa
- the LOC104451775 gene encoding zinc transporter 2 → MNVNPLLVFPATLSYTANNVSLSSPLLSLSFLSLLLAAAVHGVDNGKDSSSNSVGDKHEDMRSKSLILAKIWCLTLVFVGTFVGGVSPYLLKWDEAFLLQGTYVAGGFFLATEWMRFPMDAIETFGDQTDREFSSTVMLSIAGSLLTMLVHFAISYLYGKQEKEQSSGSNVDLEVSGTESRHCVQLLFAKTDQRP, encoded by the exons ATGAATGTTAACCCCTTGTTGGTCTTCCCCGCCACTCTCTCTTATACTGCAAACAATGTCTcgctctcttctcctcttctttctctctctttcctgtccctcctcctcgccgctGCCGTCCACGGCGTGGACAACGGCAAAGACTCCTCCTCCAACTCCGTCGGAGACAAACATGAAGACATGCGCTCGAAGTCCCTAATCCTGGCAAAGATCTGGTGCCTCACCCTGGTCTTCGTTGGCACGTTTGTCGGCGGTGTCTCCCCGTACTTGCTGAAGTGGGACGAGGCGTTCCTGTTGCAGGGGACGTACGTGGCCGGCGGGTTTTTCCTCGCGACAGAATGGATGCGCTTCCCCATGGACGCCATCGAGACGTTTGGTGACCAGACAGATAGGGAGTTCTCCTCCACGGTCATGCTCTCGATCGCCGGCAGCTTGCTCACCATGCTCGTCCACTTCGCTATCTCTTACCTTTACGGCAAGCAGGAGAAGGAACAGAGCAGTGGCTCCAATGTCGATTTGGAGGTCTCAG GAACAGAGTCCAGGCATTGCGTGCAGCTTTTATTTGCCAAAACGGACCAAAGACCATGA
- the LOC108960356 gene encoding zinc transporter 2-like has translation MPGGIVHGKGSSANGATHHHNLSVAVGLPSDGILLIIALCLHSVFLGIAIGVAETKPDAWKTLRTIFPHNIFAAVAMGIVLLRMMPNRPLSSCDAYAFAYAISSSIGMAIGIVIDPTTQGVVAGWSSAIFSGFCGMFIYVSVISYRYVQNVDSVDAFLATIVGFGIIVGLMIWDAFGYSAAVYLLWGKEKRTP, from the coding sequence ATGCCAGGAGGCATCGTGCATGGAAAAGGCAGCAGTGCAAACGGAGCGACCCACCATCACAACTTGAGCGTGGCCGTTGGATTGCCCAGTGACGGCATCCTGTTGATCATAGCTCTCTGTCTCCACTCGGTCTTTTTAGGCATCGCCATTGGAGTCGCAGAAACGAAGCCAGATGCATGGAAAACCCTGCGGACCATTTTCCCGCATAACATATTTGCTGCAGTTGCAATGGGCATCGTCCTCCTGAGGATGATGCCCAACAGGCCTCTCTCGTCCTGTGATGCATATGCATTTGCTTATGCAATCTCAAGCTCCATCGGCATGGCCATAGGGATCGTAATAGATCCAACCACGCAGGGTGTGGTTGCAGGTTGGAGCTCTGCCATCTTTTCGGGTTTCTGCGGCATGTTCATCTATGTTTCTGTGATTTCCTACCGGTACGTGCAGAACGTGGACTCTGTGGATGCGTTCTTGGCCACGATAGTTGGGTTCGGAATAATTGTAGGCTTGATGATCTGGGATGCCTTCGGATACTCTGCCGCTGTGTACTTATTATGGGGAAAAGAGAAACGAACACCATAA
- the LOC104449134 gene encoding uncharacterized protein LOC104449134 isoform X2: protein MSGIALVLELARKNPTFPSAQSLHSYGHFSAAASSAAAAAAAAPFAARFLFGFRLPVAYCDAGTAQSEDYVSSTQSNFENILHEESLTHGAKIYKIEMKPLFSAFEFRTFALTSLRSFLQSYLPLIQSSIQEEEDENFLQDAREEHPVDLVVPFKNSVKQIIRETTVVTTRRVLERLAVQYISQRMAWKLLKDVPKSTTRKAQRGMPTLVYICSVSRTTFRGQLLGTAATWLVQVGIETYRCLSCIFKSKEEDEVDPVEQVVILGKKVYIVTMKCSASLIFASIGAGIGATIVRPSLGQWIGCALGDLAGPIIVSFCLEKYLQLAI from the exons ATGAGCGGAATAGCCTTAGTCCTTGAGCTCGCGAGGAAGAACCCCACCTTCCCTTCCGCCCAATCTCTGCACTCCTACGGACAtttctccgccgccgcctcctccgccgccgccgccgccgccgccgctcctttCGCGGCGCGATTCCTCTTCGG TTTTAGGTTACCTGTGGCATACTGCGATGCCGGGACAGCACAGTCTGAAGATTATGTTTCTAGTACACAAAGTAATTTCGAGAATATACTGCATGAGGAGTCTTTGACACATGGCGCCAAGATATACAAAATAGAGATGAAGCCTCTCTTTTCAGCTTTTGAGTTTAGGACATTTGCCTTGACTTCGTTAAGGTCTTTTCTACAGTCCTATTTGCCTCTTATACAGTCCAGTATCcaggaggaagaggatgagaatTTCCTGCAGGATGCGAGGGAGGAGCATCCTGTAGATTTGGTTGTTCCCTTCAAAAATTCTGTCAAGCAAATCATTCGGGAG ACTACAGTTGTAACTACTAGACGGGTATTGGAAAGGCTTGCTGTCCAATATATTTCACAGAGAATGGCATGGAAACTTCTTAAAG ATGTTCCCAAATCCACTACACGCAAGGCACAAAGAGGGATGCCAACTCTAGTTTATATATGCAGTGTTAGCAGGACAACTTTTAGAG GGCAGTTACTAGGAACTGCGGCAACATGGCTGGTTCAAGTAGGAATTGAAACTTACCGATGCTTGTCTTGTATATtcaagtccaaggaagaagatgaagttgaTCCAGTAGAGCAAGTTGTAATTCTCGGGAAGAAGGTCTATATAGTTACTATGAAGTGTAGTGCATCCCTGATTTTTGCTTCGATCGGGGCAGGGATTGGTGCCACAATCGTGCGCCCTTCACTGGGGCAGTGGATTG GCTGTGCTCTCGGCGACTTAGCTGGCCctattattgtgtcattttGCTTGGAGAAATATCTCCAGTTGGCTATATGA
- the LOC104449134 gene encoding uncharacterized protein LOC104449134 isoform X1, translating into MSGIALVLELARKNPTFPSAQSLHSYGHFSAAASSAAAAAAAAPFAARFLFGSFRLPVAYCDAGTAQSEDYVSSTQSNFENILHEESLTHGAKIYKIEMKPLFSAFEFRTFALTSLRSFLQSYLPLIQSSIQEEEDENFLQDAREEHPVDLVVPFKNSVKQIIRETTVVTTRRVLERLAVQYISQRMAWKLLKDVPKSTTRKAQRGMPTLVYICSVSRTTFRGQLLGTAATWLVQVGIETYRCLSCIFKSKEEDEVDPVEQVVILGKKVYIVTMKCSASLIFASIGAGIGATIVRPSLGQWIGCALGDLAGPIIVSFCLEKYLQLAI; encoded by the exons ATGAGCGGAATAGCCTTAGTCCTTGAGCTCGCGAGGAAGAACCCCACCTTCCCTTCCGCCCAATCTCTGCACTCCTACGGACAtttctccgccgccgcctcctccgccgccgccgccgccgccgccgctcctttCGCGGCGCGATTCCTCTTCGG CAGTTTTAGGTTACCTGTGGCATACTGCGATGCCGGGACAGCACAGTCTGAAGATTATGTTTCTAGTACACAAAGTAATTTCGAGAATATACTGCATGAGGAGTCTTTGACACATGGCGCCAAGATATACAAAATAGAGATGAAGCCTCTCTTTTCAGCTTTTGAGTTTAGGACATTTGCCTTGACTTCGTTAAGGTCTTTTCTACAGTCCTATTTGCCTCTTATACAGTCCAGTATCcaggaggaagaggatgagaatTTCCTGCAGGATGCGAGGGAGGAGCATCCTGTAGATTTGGTTGTTCCCTTCAAAAATTCTGTCAAGCAAATCATTCGGGAG ACTACAGTTGTAACTACTAGACGGGTATTGGAAAGGCTTGCTGTCCAATATATTTCACAGAGAATGGCATGGAAACTTCTTAAAG ATGTTCCCAAATCCACTACACGCAAGGCACAAAGAGGGATGCCAACTCTAGTTTATATATGCAGTGTTAGCAGGACAACTTTTAGAG GGCAGTTACTAGGAACTGCGGCAACATGGCTGGTTCAAGTAGGAATTGAAACTTACCGATGCTTGTCTTGTATATtcaagtccaaggaagaagatgaagttgaTCCAGTAGAGCAAGTTGTAATTCTCGGGAAGAAGGTCTATATAGTTACTATGAAGTGTAGTGCATCCCTGATTTTTGCTTCGATCGGGGCAGGGATTGGTGCCACAATCGTGCGCCCTTCACTGGGGCAGTGGATTG GCTGTGCTCTCGGCGACTTAGCTGGCCctattattgtgtcattttGCTTGGAGAAATATCTCCAGTTGGCTATATGA
- the LOC104451776 gene encoding DNA-dependent metalloprotease WSS1-like gives MNQGNLNGVCEIKALKRKPAEDPRADAHQVLSKFRPMNARLLGSTVGHGVHVKLRIRSLIRADYIYPYDQVVDMMLHELCHDAMPSSASSGMNLERSVEYKELMAKGMTGTGQVFNLPRRRLGGFSKELSFSSLRQTALAAAEKGSDLGYLLPSGPSRLGSDSSILVLSPAQVAVMAAERRLQDDIWCGSRFEDGGDKESNPDVLQNIENEIKTPSKSRHHNAGSASDLISQKKNS, from the exons ATGAACCAGGGTAATCTCAACGGTGTATGTGAAATTAAGGCCCTGAAGAGGAAGCCCGCGGAAGATCCTCGAGCGGATGCCCATCAAGTTCTCTCAAAGTTCCG TCCAATGAATGCGCGTCTTCTGGGTTCGACTGTGGGTCATGGCGTGCACGTGAAGCTGAGGATTCGCAGCCTGATTAGAGCCGATTATATCTATCCTTATGATCAAGTGGTGGACATGATGCTTCACGAGCTCTGCCACGATGCGATGCCAAGTTCTGCAAGCTCCGGGATGAACTTAGAAAGGTCGGTG GAGTACAAGGAGTTGATGGCCAAGGGAATGACTGGCACTGGCCAGGTTTTCAATCTTCCCAGGAGGCGTCTTGGCGGTTTCTCTAAAGAGCTATCTTTTTCATCACTGCGGCAAACTGCTCTGGCTGCTGCAGAGAAGGGATCAGATTTGGGTTATCTCCTACCATCTGGACCGAGTCGTCTTGGCAGCGATAGTAGCATCTTAGTACTTAGTCCAGCACAAGTTGCTGTGATGGCTGCAGAGAGGAGACTGCAGGATGACATCTGGTGTGGTTCTCGATTCGAAGACGGTGGGGATAAAGAAAGTAACCCTGATGTTCTGCAAAATATTGAGAATGAGATCAAAACCCCCTCAAAATCGAGGCATCATAATGCAGGAAGTGCTTCGGATTTGATCTCTCAGAAAAAGAATTCGTGA